The window AGTTGGCGTATATCGAGAGCTTGGTGCACCAGAAGTTGTCTGAGGATGATATACGGCGGTTTGGCGTGAAGGAGATGACGCTCAACAGGATGATCGACGATATGGTGCTGGAAAAGTTTGCTAGGGAGCTGGGCCTTAGGGTAAGCAGCAAGAGCATCAGGGACCTGATAGGGGACATGCCTATGTTCCAGGACAAGAGCGGCAAGTTGGACGAGCGCAGGTTTAAAGACTTACTATCCGATGCCGGGATGACCGAGGCCTCATATATCGGAAAGGTACGTGGCTCTCTTCCTGCATTCATGTTGTCTGAGTGCATCTTCCCAAGGTCCGGTGCAGTATATTCGCAATATTATGACGGGTTTGCGCAGGACGTTCTGCGTGGCATTATGCAGTCTCGCATAGTGGATGTGGTAGAGATTTCGCCGAGCGCCGTGGAAAACACACCAACACCCACCGATAACGACCTGGAGGCGATGTACAGCGAAGGCACCAGAAATGGCGAGCTCGTTATGCCCGAATACAGAAGTGCAAAATACATGATTGTTAGCGAGGATGACGCACTGGAGGAAGTTACCGCCTCTGACGACGAGGTGGAGAGTGAAATCAAAAACAGCGAGCTTCATGACCAGAGAGATGTTCTAAATCTCGTGTTTTCTAGTGAGAGCGAAGCAGATGCTGCTTCTCAGGCTCTCAAGGGAGGGAAAACTTTCGAAGCGGTAGTGAAGGATGCGGGCACAACGGTAGAGGCAATCACCTTGAAGAACGTCACCAAGGAGCTCCTGCCGGTTGAGGTGCGGAGTGCGGTGTTTGGCTTGAACGATGGAGAAGTGAGTGGGGTCTTTCGGAGCGTTGTAGGGTGGCACATCATGAAAATCTTGAATAGACACCCTATCTCTAAGGAAGATCTCAAAAAGCTCAAAGAGAGGGTCGCCGCGAGCATAAAAAGGCAGAAAGCTAGAGAGCTATTTTCTGCCGGTATCAGGAAAGCTAACGAGATGATTAGTCATGGTGCTGAGTCGTTCTCCGAAGTTGAGAGCGTGTTTAGAAAGCCCACTATGGGTGTTTTACAGAACTTTGACAGCAACGGGCAGGACCTTACGGGTAAGGGGCACACATATGCGGAAGAGTCATCCTTCCCTGGCATAGTTGAGGCCTTGCCAGCTCTGGCATTTTCTTCTCAGGTAGGCAAGCCTTCACATTTTGTTAGCATTGGCAACGCGTACTTCAGTGTTATAGTAACGGACGTGACACCCGCGCGGGCCAGAACCTTCGATGAAAGCAAGCATTTGTTGCTAGACAGGTGGAAAAACGCTTTCGTGGCTGGTGAGATGCGCAAGATTGCCAGCAACCTTGTGACGAAATTGAGAGCAGGCGAAAGCCTAGGCAAGCTTGCAGGTGTCGTAACAAAAAAAGGCGAGGATATAGGCAGGGTAAGTAAAACAAAGGTGGGTGGCACCAACTATCCGGAGGATCTTGTCAACCAGGTGTTTAACATGCGCGTAGGAGATGTAGGCGAAGGGGTGACTGATCACAGCATGAACAAAATTTTCATAGCAACGCTTAAGGAGATCAAGACCCCGAGTCAAGTCAACGAAAAGGAACTGAAGGAGTTTCAGGCGCATTTCGTGGGTAGCGCAATATCGTCAATTAGGAGGCAGTTGCTCAACCACCTCACAGATAAGTATCGTGTAAAGGTCAATAGAAAGCTGCTTGAAGGAGTATAGCCGCCAACGTTTTCGATAGCTAGGTGAGTGTGGGTGCTGTTCCAGGATGCGGGCAGGAGGCTGCTGGGAGGCCTCCACTTTCCCTAGATTGGGGGCCACAACTGGCCACAACCGCGAGGTTGCCCCGACCTCGTTTGCGCTGATTAGTCATCCTCACACACGCGGCCTGTGCCAAGCCCCTCCCGGTCTGTCAGGCATCTGCCATACGACAAGTAGCTTCACAACACTGGGTGGCATTCCAATTTTCGCGTGCACAGGAAATGCACCCCACCAACGCAACGTATGAACCCGCAACGGGGCTGTCTGCACAAGTCCAAATTCCGGCCCATCTATGCGCACACCTACAGCTATGCCAATTCAGCGCAAGCGGAGATTATTCTGTCACACGCTTGAGACAACTCATCATCCGAAAGTGCGTATGAGATCCTGAAAAAGCCTGGCGCGCCAAACGCTACACCCGGCACCACAGCAACCTTGTGTCTCAGTAAATGCTTTGCAAAATCCGTATCATTCGCGATCACACCATCCCCTGCCCTTTTGCCAATCGCACCCTTACATGACACAAAAACGTAAAATGCCCCGTGGGGCAGCTGCGCTTTCAGCACTTTAGAGCCTTCCACAGCTTTCATTACTGTGTCACGCCTTCTGGAGAATATTTTACGTCGCTCGTCCAAAAAGCTGCTATCACCCGACAGAGCGGCAACCGCAGCAACTTGGGCTATTGAATTCGCGGTAGTCGTGCTCTGAGACTGTATGGTGGACATTGCCTTAATCACACGTGCATCACCTGCTATGTATCCTATCCGCCACCCTGTCATCGCGTGTGATTTTGAAACTCCGTTCACGATGACCACTCGATCATACAGGGCACTCTCAACCTGCAAAATATTTACAAACTCAACGTCATAGACAAGTTTGGCGTATATATCATCCGTCATTACATGAACCGTGGGATGCTTCAACAGCACATCAGCAATGGCGCGTAGATCATCCCTGGAGTAAACAATACCCGTAGGATTCGACGGCGAGTTAATTATTAGCCACTTGGTTCTTGGCGTTATAGCCCGCTCGAGGAGGTCAGCAGTAAGCTTGAACTCTTCCCCGCAGTCTACCACCACGGGTTTCCCACCCGATATACTAACTATGTCAGTATACGAAACCCAATACGGCGCGGGTATTATAACCTCGTCACCCGGGTCCAACGTGGCCATGAACAAATTGTAGATGCACTGCTTAGCCCCAGAACCTATTAACACCTGATCTGTAGAATACGTGAGGCCATAGTCTGACTGAATACTCCGTACAACCGCCTCTTTCAGCTCGGGTATACCATCTACCGGCGCGTATTTGGTCTTGCCGGCATGTATTGCGGCAATTGCCGCCTCTTTTACGTGATCTGGAGTATCAAAATCCGGCTCCCCAGCGCCTAGAGATATTACATCTACCCCCTGAGACCTAAGCTCCGCAGCGAGTTTACTAACCTCCAGAGTGGGAGAAGGCCTCACACAGCCAAGCCTCTCACTAATTAGAAACATACACCCCCCAATACACAGCAAGGCCGCCCTTGGTGCCGACGGACTACGCACGCTGCAAACCCAAAACAGCCATACAGCAGCACAAAAGAGCTGATCATTATTACAGCAATACAGACACGCTGCAAGATTTTAACAACAACGAGACTCGCTCCACAATCTTGGCTTATGGAACTGTATACCTGGTACGCTGAGGGCTGCATGTTGGCAATTTGCGCCCAACCATCTGGGCAAATACAACCTACCAGTATGGTTACCTGGAGCACACACAATTGCTAAAAACTCATTGTTGGGCACACGATATTTGTAGTATGATCCCACAAGGTTGTTGTTGCAGAGGATTTTATGAATTTAGTAACAAAAGAGGCTATAGACTTCACCGCCAGGGCAGTCATGTCTGACGGCAAGGTGTGTGACCTTAATCTAAGTAAGCATGTTGCTGGTAAGTGTGCGGTGCTCTTCTTTTATCCGCGAGATTTTACCTTCGTATGCCCTACTGAGATACTGTCTCTGCACAGCAGGGTACCCAAGTTTACTGCGCGTAACGCGGAAGTCATAGGCATAAGTACGGATTCCGAGTTCGCACACAGCCACTGGCGCAGCACTTCTGTAGAGAGGGGGGGCATAGATATGATAAGCTTCCCACTGGTCGCTGATGACTCGCATACTATATCGGAGAGCTATGGAGTGCTGCATAGCGGTAAAGTCGCCCTCAGGGCAACCGTAATAATTGATGAGGATTTTATAGTCCGCCACCATTCGGTGAATGACTTGCCAATAGGAAGAAATATCGATGAGGTATTAAGAATCATAGATGCAATAGCCCACCACAGGAAGCACGGGGAAGTATGTCCGGCCGGATGGGCCCAAGGCAAAGCAGCAATGGAAGCAACTCAGCATGGTGTTGAGCACTATTTGCAGTCCCACGCAGATAGTCTGGGCCCTCAGGAATGACGGAACAACAGCAAGCTAAAACTCCCGTCAAGGTGTTGGTAATGGGTTCTGGAGCGGCAGGGTGTACTGCCGCGATCTATGCTGGGAGAGCAAATTTGGGGCCTCTTTTAGTGACTGGAATGCAGCCTGGAGGCCAGCTGACAATAACGACTGATGTTGAAAATTATCCAGGGTTCTCGCTGGTACAGGGCCCGGAACTCATGGAACACATGAAGCAGCAAGCACTGCATTGCGGCGCTACTGAAGTAATGGATGAGATAACTCAAATAGATGCCAATGTGTATCCGTTCAGATGCACTAGTATGTTTGGCGAGGAATATTATGCGTATAGCATAGTCGTCGCAACCGGGGCACAGGCTAAGTGGCTCGGTATAGATAGTGAGCAATTTTTTATGGGAAAGGGTGTGTCCGCCTGCGCTACCTGTGACGGCTCGTTTTTCAAGGGAGAGGTAGTCACAGTAGTGGGTGGCGGAAACACGGCTGTCGAGGAGGCAATATACTTAACTCGGAGCGCCAGCAAGGTGTTTCTGGTTCACAGGAGAGACAAGCTGCGTGCGGAGGCCGTGATGCAGAGCAGACTGTTTGAGAATAGCAAGATCGAAGTCGTATGGAATAGTGTGGTAAAGGAGGTATTGGGTGACAAAGAAAACAAAAAGGTGGGTGCACTGTTATTAGAATCCACACTAGACGGAAGTACTAGAATTCTAGAAACCGCAGGTGTGTTTATAGCAATAGGTCACAAACCAAACACTCAGGTACTGGCTGATATGCCAGGGCGCCACGTGGCGCTAGATCCAGATGGTTATGTGATCACCTCTCCTGACAGCACTGCAACGAGCTGCCCTGGAATATTTGCAGCTGGGGACGTGCGCGACAAAGTATATCGCCAAGCCGTAGTAGCCGCTGGCACAGGGTGCATGGCAGCGCTGGATGCGGAGAAGTTCCTATCGGAGCGCGGAATCGCTTCCTAGCCGGAGTAACGCAGCAGGTAATACTTGCGTTGAAACCGCCCCGCCAGCAGGGACAATGTGTTCAGGTAGTGCAGGAAGCTCTGGAGTAAAACTCTAGTAGGTACTTTTTCACGTTTTCCGACACAAACATACTTACATCCCCGTTAAGGCGGGCAACTTCTTTGACGAAGCTTGAGGAAATAAACTGGGTATCCTTCGCAGCCGGCAAAAACACGGTCTCCACCCCGGGAACGAGCTTATAGTTTATCCAACTCATCTGAAACTCGTAATCAAAGTCAGAAACTGCCCTCAATCCACGAATTATAACCTGAGCACCCCTGCTCTGAGCGAAGTAAGTCAGCAACCCATCAAAGACCTCAATTTTCGCATTAATGCCAATAGCCTGCATCTCGTGCTCTATCATGGCTGCACGCACATCCGCAGAAAACACGGTCTCCTTGACCACACTTTTTGCAACAGCAATAACAAGCTCATCGACCAGGTTGCTAGCCCTCTTGATTATATCCACGTGCCCAAAGGTAATAGGATCAAAGGTTCCGGGATATATGCCTAGCCGTATTGCCACAACTTCTATAAAACAGGAGGCGATTGGGGATTATATCTGACTCGGGCAGGAGTTATCTACTACATTTTTGAAGTTTATTTTCCTTGAACGTCAACCATTAACACATATAATGAGCATGGCTAGGAGCGGGCTACGTACTGTCCATGATGCGTCGCTTGCAGCATGTTTGGCTTGGTAGCTCAGTGGTAGAGCGGAGGACTGAAAATCCTTGCGCGCTGGTTCAATTCCAGCCCAGGCCACGTTTCGCTCGTTTTCGGGTCCTTTGTCCTCCGGTCTTCATCTGCCTTGGTGCTTTGGCTGTATAGTCACAATGGGGGGGGGGGATGTTCCGTTACGGTTGTCTTGTCACGAAGTTCGTGAAGGTTGCGTTCTGCGCACTGTTGTGCAGTCTTGCGCTGTCACCTATGGCGCCTCTTCTTGCTGGTGAGGGAGGTGCACCTGAAAGCAAAAATGGCGTTGTAGTGGGGTTCCTACAGACCGAGAAGGAAACCTACCCGGAAGAGCTTACCTTTTCCCATAGCATTGCCGATATGCTCACACGCATGGGAGCCCGTGTTGTGCGTGTGGACTACAACAAGATTGTGGATCTTGCAAACCTCAGAAGGAAAGCATCCCTGCATCAGGCTGCAGGAGACATGACAACAGCCCGTAAGCTCGATGCAGCTGACATAAAGCGTGAGGTTCTGGATTTTCTCAGGAAAGAAGGGATTTCTCGGATATTCATACCGGGCAACTTTTATAACCTAGACGCAGAGCCTTACCCTCCCACCCCCAATCGGCAGCTAGTCACTTCCGCAATCGCCGAAATAGTGCGAGAAGACCCGAACATGCGGCTTATGGGCGTATGCGGAGGGCTACAAGGAATAGCGCATGCAATGGGCATCAAAGTTGTGAGAGTGTGGCACCTGACACACAGGGATGCAGCTGCATCCCATACGGTGTCTGGGGATGACCCGCACAGTAGCAGCGCTGCCCTTCACAAGCTGCGGATAGTGCCGGGAAGTAGGCTGGCAAGCATAGTTTCTAAGCATGCACTCCAGGACAGAGACGGCTGGCTTTCCCTGTACTTTCCCGACCTGCATGGCGGAGTAGTAAGCAACGATCCGGAAAACATCAAGAAGCTGGAATCCCTGGGGTACAAGGTGGTGGCATACTCCAATGATGGCATGATAGAAGCCTTGGAAGATATGCATGGCAACATATTGTTTCAAGATCATCCGGAAGCATTGGCAATAGGCATTCTCAATGGTAGCTTGGTTCCGCCCACGGGGGGCCATGGTGAAAAAGGCAATGAAGTCCATGCTTATGAGGATGAAAGATACAGGGCCGCCCTATCCGCAATGCTGATAATGGAGGACTTTTTGCACCGCTGACATCACCGCACAACTTTTGGTATACAGTCAGGAAAATGCGGGTGTATGTTGGGTGGTAGTTCTGCTGGTGGTAGAAGAGCTTCACAAAAGGTGCAAAATCCCGGTGCCCGTACCGCACGTGCCAGACCCGTCGAATTGCTGTAGTGTTGTGCCACTTTGCGTGGACATGTTTTAACCCAGTGGTGGCGCTGCTGTAGATAGCGCCCATAGAAGGGTGTTAGAAGTTGGCCATTAGCCTTAATTATCTTGACTGTAAGATTTGTATATGGTACTGGGGGTGGGTTAGCTGGTATTGATTATGCGCCTATCTGAATGCTACGTGCCGACCATGAAGGACGTGTCTTCAGATGTCATAGTTGCGTCTCACAGGTACTCGCTGCGTGCCGGCTTGGTTAGGCAGAACGCCTCAGGTCTTTATACATGGCTGCCCCTCGGGCTCAAAGTTTTGAGAGGAATAGAGCGCATCGTACGGGAAGAGATGGATTCAAGTGGCTTCTTGGAGATTCTTATGCCGTCTGTGCAGCCCGCAGAGCTGTGGCGCGAATCGCAGCGTTACGACTCTTATGGGTTGGAGATGCTACGTATGCAAGATCGCAGCGGCAGAGAAATGGTGTTTGGCCCAACACATGAGGAATCCATCTCCGATGTGGTGCGCTCGTCGCTAAAGAGTTACCGCGACCTGCCAATTAGTCTATATCAAATGCAGTGGAAATTTCGCGATGAGTTGCGCCCCCGACATGGCATTATGCGCTGTAGGGAGTTTCTCATGAAAGATGCCTACAGCTTTGACGTTGATTTTGAGAGCGCAATGAGGTCGTATAGCAATGTGTTCTCGGCATATCTGAGGATTTTTAGGCGTCTTGGGCTAGTAGCTATAGCGGCAAAGGCCGACAGCGGCGCCATTGGAGGTAGTACAAGTCATGAATTTCATGTGCTTGTACCCACTGGAGAAAGCACGGTGTACCACGATAGGAAGGCTTTAGACATCTCCAGGAAGAGCGATTGCAGCATGGAAGACGTTACTGGTGTGTATGCCGCAACAGAAGACGCGCACGATCCGCAGAATTGTGGGGTGCACCCAGACGATTTACAAGTCTCTAAAGGCATAGAGGTTGCCCACGTTTTCTACCTGGGAGACAGGTATTCTGCCCCAATGAATGTGAAGTTTCACGACAAAAGCGGGAATAGCAATAATGCTCTAATGGGGTGCTATGGA of the Anaplasma centrale str. Israel genome contains:
- a CDS encoding peptidylprolyl isomerase codes for the protein MRLRNVFVGAVLAAVLCAFVFVTFGSVLPFGDTASDRCVAKVGSNCLSLREYSTAYQGELAYIESLVHQKLSEDDIRRFGVKEMTLNRMIDDMVLEKFARELGLRVSSKSIRDLIGDMPMFQDKSGKLDERRFKDLLSDAGMTEASYIGKVRGSLPAFMLSECIFPRSGAVYSQYYDGFAQDVLRGIMQSRIVDVVEISPSAVENTPTPTDNDLEAMYSEGTRNGELVMPEYRSAKYMIVSEDDALEEVTASDDEVESEIKNSELHDQRDVLNLVFSSESEADAASQALKGGKTFEAVVKDAGTTVEAITLKNVTKELLPVEVRSAVFGLNDGEVSGVFRSVVGWHIMKILNRHPISKEDLKKLKERVAASIKRQKARELFSAGIRKANEMISHGAESFSEVESVFRKPTMGVLQNFDSNGQDLTGKGHTYAEESSFPGIVEALPALAFSSQVGKPSHFVSIGNAYFSVIVTDVTPARARTFDESKHLLLDRWKNAFVAGEMRKIASNLVTKLRAGESLGKLAGVVTKKGEDIGRVSKTKVGGTNYPEDLVNQVFNMRVGDVGEGVTDHSMNKIFIATLKEIKTPSQVNEKELKEFQAHFVGSAISSIRRQLLNHLTDKYRVKVNRKLLEGV
- a CDS encoding pyridoxal phosphate-dependent aminotransferase, which translates into the protein MFLISERLGCVRPSPTLEVSKLAAELRSQGVDVISLGAGEPDFDTPDHVKEAAIAAIHAGKTKYAPVDGIPELKEAVVRSIQSDYGLTYSTDQVLIGSGAKQCIYNLFMATLDPGDEVIIPAPYWVSYTDIVSISGGKPVVVDCGEEFKLTADLLERAITPRTKWLIINSPSNPTGIVYSRDDLRAIADVLLKHPTVHVMTDDIYAKLVYDVEFVNILQVESALYDRVVIVNGVSKSHAMTGWRIGYIAGDARVIKAMSTIQSQSTTTANSIAQVAAVAALSGDSSFLDERRKIFSRRRDTVMKAVEGSKVLKAQLPHGAFYVFVSCKGAIGKRAGDGVIANDTDFAKHLLRHKVAVVPGVAFGAPGFFRISYALSDDELSQACDRIISACAELA
- a CDS encoding peroxiredoxin produces the protein MNLVTKEAIDFTARAVMSDGKVCDLNLSKHVAGKCAVLFFYPRDFTFVCPTEILSLHSRVPKFTARNAEVIGISTDSEFAHSHWRSTSVERGGIDMISFPLVADDSHTISESYGVLHSGKVALRATVIIDEDFIVRHHSVNDLPIGRNIDEVLRIIDAIAHHRKHGEVCPAGWAQGKAAMEATQHGVEHYLQSHADSLGPQE
- the trxB gene encoding thioredoxin-disulfide reductase, producing the protein MTEQQQAKTPVKVLVMGSGAAGCTAAIYAGRANLGPLLVTGMQPGGQLTITTDVENYPGFSLVQGPELMEHMKQQALHCGATEVMDEITQIDANVYPFRCTSMFGEEYYAYSIVVATGAQAKWLGIDSEQFFMGKGVSACATCDGSFFKGEVVTVVGGGNTAVEEAIYLTRSASKVFLVHRRDKLRAEAVMQSRLFENSKIEVVWNSVVKEVLGDKENKKVGALLLESTLDGSTRILETAGVFIAIGHKPNTQVLADMPGRHVALDPDGYVITSPDSTATSCPGIFAAGDVRDKVYRQAVVAAGTGCMAALDAEKFLSERGIAS
- the coaD gene encoding pantetheine-phosphate adenylyltransferase; amino-acid sequence: MEVVAIRLGIYPGTFDPITFGHVDIIKRASNLVDELVIAVAKSVVKETVFSADVRAAMIEHEMQAIGINAKIEVFDGLLTYFAQSRGAQVIIRGLRAVSDFDYEFQMSWINYKLVPGVETVFLPAAKDTQFISSSFVKEVARLNGDVSMFVSENVKKYLLEFYSRASCTT
- a CDS encoding gamma-glutamyl-gamma-aminobutyrate hydrolase family protein (Members of this family of hydrolases with an active site Cys residue belong to MEROPS family C26.) — its product is MFRYGCLVTKFVKVAFCALLCSLALSPMAPLLAGEGGAPESKNGVVVGFLQTEKETYPEELTFSHSIADMLTRMGARVVRVDYNKIVDLANLRRKASLHQAAGDMTTARKLDAADIKREVLDFLRKEGISRIFIPGNFYNLDAEPYPPTPNRQLVTSAIAEIVREDPNMRLMGVCGGLQGIAHAMGIKVVRVWHLTHRDAAASHTVSGDDPHSSSAALHKLRIVPGSRLASIVSKHALQDRDGWLSLYFPDLHGGVVSNDPENIKKLESLGYKVVAYSNDGMIEALEDMHGNILFQDHPEALAIGILNGSLVPPTGGHGEKGNEVHAYEDERYRAALSAMLIMEDFLHR
- the proS gene encoding proline--tRNA ligase, whose product is MRLSECYVPTMKDVSSDVIVASHRYSLRAGLVRQNASGLYTWLPLGLKVLRGIERIVREEMDSSGFLEILMPSVQPAELWRESQRYDSYGLEMLRMQDRSGREMVFGPTHEESISDVVRSSLKSYRDLPISLYQMQWKFRDELRPRHGIMRCREFLMKDAYSFDVDFESAMRSYSNVFSAYLRIFRRLGLVAIAAKADSGAIGGSTSHEFHVLVPTGESTVYHDRKALDISRKSDCSMEDVTGVYAATEDAHDPQNCGVHPDDLQVSKGIEVAHVFYLGDRYSAPMNVKFHDKSGNSNNALMGCYGIGISRLVAAIIEVFHDDVGIRWPESIAPFRVGIVNLLATNGDCKTTAETIYTALADSSLYDDSADSPGVKLARMDLLGMPWQVIIGNSFVKDKVVELKNRASGVTEKCTVGSLIARMHA